Part of the Synergistaceae bacterium genome is shown below.
ATTCCGCCAAATTCTTTAGCCGCCGGAGTCCCTTGCAAAGTTATTCGAGAGATTCAACAGTGAGAAATTGCGGCAAAACTTTCTCAAGCTCACTAAATTTATATTCGCCGATTGATTTACCCTCCCGGAACAATAACGCGCCTCCGGGAGTACCTGCTATTCCGAATTGAGCGTGCTTTGCTTCTTTTGGGCCGTTGACCTCGCAGCCCATTACAGCAACTGATACACCGTCGGGCAAATTTTTTAATAATGGCTCAACAATTTTTACGAGATTCATAACGTCTGCGCGCCTTCTTCCGCATGTAGGACAGGAAATTAAATTTACTCCTCTGACTCTCAAGTCAAGCGCTTTTAAAATCTCATAACCGACTCTTACTTCGCGTTCGGGTTCGTCAGTGAGTGAGACTCTCAAAGTGTCGCCGATTCCCTGTGATAATAAATTTGCGATACATGCTGTACCTTTTACGACTCCTCCGTCGCCCGGCCCAGCTTCAGTTAAACCTATGTGCATAGGGAAATCAGGATAATTTTTCGCGATTAAAATATTTGCATTCACACATTCATTTACATTTGAAGATTTTGCAGAGAGAATCAAATTTGTAAAATTATTGCGTAATAATAATTCGGCCTGCTCACGTACTGCGATAAATAGTGCTTGAGATCTATTGCCTTGTGCTTGATCTAGTTGCGCTTGAGAGAGTGAACCGCCGTTAGCGCCGATTCTTATAACAACATTAAGACTCTTTGCTGCAGTTATTACGTCATTTAATTTATTAAGCGGCATATTTCCGGGATTGATTCTTATCGCACGGCAGCCGGACTCCATTGCAAGAATAGCTAAAGCCGGATCAAAATGTATATCGGCCATTATAGTTAATTTTGTGTGAGAGACTAAATATTTTAAGTCATCAGCAAATTTTTTATCGGGAAGAGCAGCACGAGCCATTTCACAGCCGCAATTAATGAGCCTTTCGCATTGTGATAGACATTCTTCGCGCTTATCGAGAGAAATTTTTAACATGCTTTCGACTCTGACGGGAGAATTTCCGCCGATTGTCAGAGAATTTATATTTACTTGATTTTTACTGTACATGATTTCACCTGCTGAAAAATTTTATTTATTATAGCAAAGTCAAAGTTTTACAGCTGTTCAAGTGCATAATAAATCCCGCAAAAACTTTTACATTTTCACGGGAATTATTGCTATAAATATATTAAGTTCACCGGCCTCATAATGGCGCATTCAAAGTATTAATTGGTTCCCCGCACGGAATCAGTAGTTCCCACCCACCCGCCCGTTTAACGTGTACTCCACGCACTGTGAAAATTTAATGAGTCATAAATAAATTGTATACGTCCTTGCAAGTTATAAGAATCATCAGCGAAATTAACAGCACAAATCCCGCCGTGTGTATCCATGTCTCAACTTTTTCAGGGAGCCTGCGTCTAATAATCATTTCGAGCAGAACAAATAAAATTCTTCCGCCGTCAAGTGCTGGAATGGGAAATAAATTCAATATTCCTAAATTCAACGCAATAATCGCAATAAACGTTATGAAATCCCACGCACCCGACTTCATCGCACGCCCCGACATTGAAGCAATACCTACAGGCCCCGTTACATCTGCGTCACGCTTTCTCGTGATTAAATCATAGAGTCCCCGCAACATCATTGTACTCATTCTATAAATGTAGCCCGCTGAACTAGTAAACGCCTGAATTAACCCGTAACGCACATATGAAGGCGAGACCCCAAGCATTGGCCGGCCATATTCTTTATTGACTGGGACATTAACGGAAATTTTTAGAATCTCTTCACCGCGCTTTATTTCGAGAGTCAAATTTGAATCCTTCAAGCTATCGACTCTAATTTTCTCGGACATTTCGCGCCACTTTGAGACTTTCGAGTCATTTATCGACAAAATTTCATCGCCCGCACGCAAGCCCGCAATTTGTGAAGGGAAGCCCGGCATAATTTCGCCGATTTTCGTGTGATCCATGTCTAGGACTCCATGACCATAAAGAAAAATAGCAGTCAATAACACCGCAAGTAAAATATTAAATAATGAACCGTTCAGCAAAATAAAAAATCTCTTCCACGCCGGCTGTTCGTTGAATCCTCTTCCGGTAATTACATACTCGTCGTCGTATTCTTCGTCCATTCCTGCGAGCCTGCAAAATCCCCCAATCGGCAAAATTCTAATTGACCATAACATATTATTTTTGTCTCTGTGCTGAAAAATTGCCGGCCCCATCCCGAACGCAAATTCATGAACCTGCACGCCTAAAATTTTTGCAGTGATATAATGCCCGTATTCATGAACGACAACACACACTGCAATGACTATAATAAAAGCTATAATGCTAGCTAACAATTTTTGCTGCCTCCTGTTACATAAAAATTTTTCATGCGCTGTAATGCCTCGTTTATGTATCGAGTCGGACATGCAATATTCCAACGTTCGAAACATTCGCCTTGACTCCCGAATATATAGCCCTCGTCAAAGAATAATTTTGCTTTGCTGTGATTCAATTCTTCAAGATCGCTGTAACTCAGGCCAAGCGCGCGGCAGTCAAGCCACAATAAATAAGTACCTTCGAGATTATATGCTTTTATTGACGGGATTTCACGCGCAAGAAAGTCGATTATAATTTTTTTGTTCGTGTCGATAACATTAATTGCCTCGTCGAGCCACTTTGCACAGAATTTATAAGCAGCTTCACACGCCCTGTAGCCTAAAATATTGCATTTGGGATTAGGATTCGAGAGCTTGAGGGAGTCAAGATATTGCGCGCGTAAATTTTCGTTCGGGATAAAAATATTTGAAGTCTGGAGTCCTGCAATATTAAAACTTTTGCTCGGAGCTGTGCATGTTATAGAATTTTCTGCGAACTCTTCACTAATCGACGCAAAAACCGTGTGAGTGAATCCCGGCATAATTAAATCATGATGAATTTCATCACTTATGACGAGCACATTATATTTCATGCAGATTTCGCCCATTTTGATTAACTCATCGCGAGTCCAGACTCTTCCGACGGGATTATGAGGGCTGCAGAGAATAAATAATTTTGTGTCCTGTCTGCTTGCTTTGCGCTCAAAGTCTTCAAAGTCGATTTCGTAAGTTTTTCCGGTGTCAATTAACGGACAGTCAACTAATACTCTTTTCGTGAAATTTATAGCCATGTACATTGGATAATAAACGGGAGTCAATAACATAACACCGTCGCCAAGTCTTGTATAAGTCTTCACGGCCTCAAAAAATGCGTCGACAACCCCGTGAGTGTTTAGAATCCATTCCGGTTTTGCGTTCCAGTTATGGCGGGTCTTCATCCAATTGCAGACTGTTTCGCGATATTCATGAGTCGGATTAGAGTAGCCCATTATTGAATTATCGAGCTCATTTTTTAACGCGCTAATTATTTCGGGAGGTGTAAGAAATTCCATATCAGCAACAGAAAACGGGATTATGTCATCTGACTCGCTGACTCCGAATTTAATTAACTCGTCCCATTT
Proteins encoded:
- the ispG gene encoding (E)-4-hydroxy-3-methylbut-2-enyl-diphosphate synthase is translated as MYSKNQVNINSLTIGGNSPVRVESMLKISLDKREECLSQCERLINCGCEMARAALPDKKFADDLKYLVSHTKLTIMADIHFDPALAILAMESGCRAIRINPGNMPLNKLNDVITAAKSLNVVIRIGANGGSLSQAQLDQAQGNRSQALFIAVREQAELLLRNNFTNLILSAKSSNVNECVNANILIAKNYPDFPMHIGLTEAGPGDGGVVKGTACIANLLSQGIGDTLRVSLTDEPEREVRVGYEILKALDLRVRGVNLISCPTCGRRRADVMNLVKIVEPLLKNLPDGVSVAVMGCEVNGPKEAKHAQFGIAGTPGGALLFREGKSIGEYKFSELEKVLPQFLTVESLE
- a CDS encoding pyridoxal phosphate-dependent aminotransferase; translated protein: MTYNFEDLHKRFNTGSGKWDELIKFGVSESDDIIPFSVADMEFLTPPEIISALKNELDNSIMGYSNPTHEYRETVCNWMKTRHNWNAKPEWILNTHGVVDAFFEAVKTYTRLGDGVMLLTPVYYPMYMAINFTKRVLVDCPLIDTGKTYEIDFEDFERKASRQDTKLFILCSPHNPVGRVWTRDELIKMGEICMKYNVLVISDEIHHDLIMPGFTHTVFASISEEFAENSITCTAPSKSFNIAGLQTSNIFIPNENLRAQYLDSLKLSNPNPKCNILGYRACEAAYKFCAKWLDEAINVIDTNKKIIIDFLAREIPSIKAYNLEGTYLLWLDCRALGLSYSDLEELNHSKAKLFFDEGYIFGSQGECFERWNIACPTRYINEALQRMKNFYVTGGSKNC
- the rseP gene encoding RIP metalloprotease RseP, whose product is MLASIIAFIIVIAVCVVVHEYGHYITAKILGVQVHEFAFGMGPAIFQHRDKNNMLWSIRILPIGGFCRLAGMDEEYDDEYVITGRGFNEQPAWKRFFILLNGSLFNILLAVLLTAIFLYGHGVLDMDHTKIGEIMPGFPSQIAGLRAGDEILSINDSKVSKWREMSEKIRVDSLKDSNLTLEIKRGEEILKISVNVPVNKEYGRPMLGVSPSYVRYGLIQAFTSSAGYIYRMSTMMLRGLYDLITRKRDADVTGPVGIASMSGRAMKSGAWDFITFIAIIALNLGILNLFPIPALDGGRILFVLLEMIIRRRLPEKVETWIHTAGFVLLISLMILITCKDVYNLFMTH